Within the Leptospira licerasiae serovar Varillal str. VAR 010 genome, the region TCTGTGTCCCAAGGCCTGAATCGAATAAGAAGGTCCCCTTAGGATGTTCTACGAATACGACACTATGATAGATCTGTTTTCTGTGAAATATTGGCCCGCCTTCGAATATGAATGCGGAGGATGCCTTCTTTTCTCCAGTTTTAAAGATCGTAAATTTGAGTTTGGTCATCCCGGAAGGATTTTCCAATCTCGTGTCCTTGGATAATTTTTCGAACTCTGGAACTTCTGAGACTGCTAATTTAGGAATTCCTAATGCAGTGCAGAATACTAAAAGTAAAACGGCGAGTATCGCCAAAAAAGTAATTTTAAGTTTCATAATTATTTCTCCGAAACGAGAAGTTTTGCCGTTTTAGAAGCGGAGCGTATCGCGTTCGTATTTCGGCTTGTCCTGGAAATCAAAATGGCACCTTCCAATAAGGAAAGAATGCCTATCGCGAGTTCGCCGGATTTACTCTCCTCGAATCCGTTCTTCCGGAAAAACGAATCCAATATGGAGATCCAATCCTGGAAAACCGCGGCGCAGGTGGAATTTACTAAAGAAGGTTCCGAGGCTGTCTCGGAAGCTGTGGTCATGATCGGGCAACCCTTGGAAAAACCGGAAGATACAAGTCTGTATTCCAAAACAGAAAATATCCTTTGGATACCGGCCGGAACCGATTTAGCAGAATCCAAACCCGCCTTCAATTCCTTGGCCAATTCATTGCCTGATACCAGAAGAGCTAAAGAGGCCAATTCCTCCTTTCCGCCGGGAAAATGGAAATAGATCGAACCTTTGGGGGCTTTTGCGTCACCTACGATATCGTTTAAGCCGGTTCCCGCATATCCTCCAATCTCCAAACGTTCCGCCATGGCACGGACCATCTTTTCCTTAGCGATTTCTCCCTTCTGACCCATAGGAGCTTTAGATCAGATAAAAATAGACCGGTCAACATATTTTTTAATCTATATAAACAAATTTAAAAGGAGAAGAATAGGATCATATTGAGGAATTGGAACCTTTCCTTTTAATTCAGGGCGATTTTGGGGATTTACCTTCCAGAATTCCGGCCATTTGTTCTCGGACTTCTACGATCAATTCTTCTTT harbors:
- a CDS encoding TetR/AcrR family transcriptional regulator, translating into MGQKGEIAKEKMVRAMAERLEIGGYAGTGLNDIVGDAKAPKGSIYFHFPGGKEELASLALLVSGNELAKELKAGLDSAKSVPAGIQRIFSVLEYRLVSSGFSKGCPIMTTASETASEPSLVNSTCAAVFQDWISILDSFFRKNGFEESKSGELAIGILSLLEGAILISRTSRNTNAIRSASKTAKLLVSEK